Proteins found in one Siniperca chuatsi isolate FFG_IHB_CAS linkage group LG22, ASM2008510v1, whole genome shotgun sequence genomic segment:
- the LOC122869823 gene encoding uncharacterized protein LOC122869823 isoform X2, with the protein MMNFTSITTLIICSISWISVSASESQTVEVQPGKEATLLCTNVSKSTGVATWFRLVNRSMASCISTMTSSASNPFYCDGFSNKTFEMSSNTSTVSLKIKTVDFSDSGLYFCGFYTAGRTILSVTHLNVEGSDESHEDVDRKSKKCDRITMLMSVILGGLTVFLVMVVVGLVVKNRKLQKAASEEQNTQQHENLGSDELNYAAVNFCPKGRRREVEPNVVYSATR; encoded by the exons ATGATGAACTTCACCTCGATAACAACTTTAATTATCTGCAGCATCA gctggatctctgtctcagctTCTGAGTCTCAGACTGTGGAGGTCCAGCCTGGTAAAGAAGCCACGCTGCTTTGTACCAACGTTTCCAAAAGTACAGGGGTGGCAACCTGGTTCAGACTGGTCAACAGATCCATGGCCAGCTGTATCTCCACTATGACCAGCTCTGCCAGCAACCCTTTCTACTGTGATggattttcaaataaaacatttgaaatgagcTCCAACACCTCCACTGTCTCTCTTAAAATTAAGACAGTGGATTTTTCTGACTCTGGGCTGTATTTCTGCGGATTTTACACAGCGGGACGGACAATTTTAAGtgtgacacatttaaatgttgaag GCAGTGATGAATCTCATGAAGACGTTGACAGAAAGTCTAAAA AGTGTGACAGAATAACAATGTTGATGAGTGTGATCCTGGGCGGTCTGACTGTTTTCCTCGTAATGGTCGTCGTTGGTCTGGTtgttaaaaacaggaaacttcAGAAAg CTGCCAGTGAAGAACAGAATACCCAACAGCATGAG AATCTGGGCTCTGATGAGCTGAACTACGCAGCAGTGAATTTCTGTccaaaaggaagaagaagagaagtggAGCCGAATGTTGTGTATTCTGCTACTAGATAG
- the LOC122869823 gene encoding uncharacterized protein LOC122869823 isoform X1, which yields MMNFTSITTLIICSISWISVSASESQTVEVQPGKEATLLCTNVSKSTGVATWFRLVNRSMASCISTMTSSASNPFYCDGFSNKTFEMSSNTSTVSLKIKTVDFSDSGLYFCGFYTAGRTILSVTHLNVEGSDESHEDVDRKSKTECDRITMLMSVILGGLTVFLVMVVVGLVVKNRKLQKAASEEQNTQQHENLGSDELNYAAVNFCPKGRRREVEPNVVYSATR from the exons ATGATGAACTTCACCTCGATAACAACTTTAATTATCTGCAGCATCA gctggatctctgtctcagctTCTGAGTCTCAGACTGTGGAGGTCCAGCCTGGTAAAGAAGCCACGCTGCTTTGTACCAACGTTTCCAAAAGTACAGGGGTGGCAACCTGGTTCAGACTGGTCAACAGATCCATGGCCAGCTGTATCTCCACTATGACCAGCTCTGCCAGCAACCCTTTCTACTGTGATggattttcaaataaaacatttgaaatgagcTCCAACACCTCCACTGTCTCTCTTAAAATTAAGACAGTGGATTTTTCTGACTCTGGGCTGTATTTCTGCGGATTTTACACAGCGGGACGGACAATTTTAAGtgtgacacatttaaatgttgaag GCAGTGATGAATCTCATGAAGACGTTGACAGAAAGTCTAAAA CAGAGTGTGACAGAATAACAATGTTGATGAGTGTGATCCTGGGCGGTCTGACTGTTTTCCTCGTAATGGTCGTCGTTGGTCTGGTtgttaaaaacaggaaacttcAGAAAg CTGCCAGTGAAGAACAGAATACCCAACAGCATGAG AATCTGGGCTCTGATGAGCTGAACTACGCAGCAGTGAATTTCTGTccaaaaggaagaagaagagaagtggAGCCGAATGTTGTGTATTCTGCTACTAGATAG
- the LOC122869831 gene encoding uncharacterized protein LOC122869831 isoform X1, whose translation MMNFTLITALILCSLSWISVSASESQTVNVQPGEEATLLCSKTSESDNVALWFRLVNRTKANSISTMTSSTNEPVYFDGFKNGKFEMGSNTSAVSLKIKRVNFSDSGLYFCGFNIEGRIILSGIHLNVEAECDRITMLTSVILGGLTVFLVMVIVGLVVKNRKLQTAASEEQNPQQRENLGSDELNYAAVNFCPKGRRREVEPNVVYSATR comes from the exons ATGATGAACTTCACCTTGATAACAGCTTTGATTCTCTGCAGCCTCA gctggatctctgtctcagctTCTGAGTCTCAGACTGTGAATGTCCAGCCTGGTGAAGAAGCCACACTGCTGTGCTCTAAGACGTCTGAATCTGACAATGTGGCATTATGGTTCAGATTGGTCAACAGAACCAAGGCCAACTCCATTTCCACTATGACCAGCTCTACCAATGAACCTGTCTACTTTGATGgatttaaaaatggaaaatttgaAATGGGATCCAACACCTCCGCTGTCTCTCTTAAAATTAAGAGAGTGAATTTTTCTGACTCTGGGCTGTATTTCTGTGGATTTAACATAGAGGGAAGGATAATTTTAAGTgggatacatttaaatgttgaag CAGAGTGTGACAGAATAACAATGTTGACGAGTGTGATCCTGGGCGGTCTGACTGTTTTCCTCGTAATGGTCATCGTTGGTCTGGTtgttaaaaacaggaaacttcAGACAg CTGCCAGTGAAGAACAGAATCCACAACAGCGTGAG AATCTGGGCTCTGATGAGCTGAACTACGCAGCAGTGAATTTCTGTccaaaaggaagaagaagagaagtggAGCCGAATGTTGTGTATTCTGCTACTAGATAG
- the LOC122869831 gene encoding uncharacterized protein LOC122869831 isoform X2 codes for MMNFTLITALILCSLSWISVSASESQTVNVQPGEEATLLCSKTSESDNVALWFRLVNRTKANSISTMTSSTNEPVYFDGFKNGKFEMGSNTSAVSLKIKRVNFSDSGLYFCGFNIEGRIILSGIHLNVEECDRITMLTSVILGGLTVFLVMVIVGLVVKNRKLQTAASEEQNPQQRENLGSDELNYAAVNFCPKGRRREVEPNVVYSATR; via the exons ATGATGAACTTCACCTTGATAACAGCTTTGATTCTCTGCAGCCTCA gctggatctctgtctcagctTCTGAGTCTCAGACTGTGAATGTCCAGCCTGGTGAAGAAGCCACACTGCTGTGCTCTAAGACGTCTGAATCTGACAATGTGGCATTATGGTTCAGATTGGTCAACAGAACCAAGGCCAACTCCATTTCCACTATGACCAGCTCTACCAATGAACCTGTCTACTTTGATGgatttaaaaatggaaaatttgaAATGGGATCCAACACCTCCGCTGTCTCTCTTAAAATTAAGAGAGTGAATTTTTCTGACTCTGGGCTGTATTTCTGTGGATTTAACATAGAGGGAAGGATAATTTTAAGTgggatacatttaaatgttgaag AGTGTGACAGAATAACAATGTTGACGAGTGTGATCCTGGGCGGTCTGACTGTTTTCCTCGTAATGGTCATCGTTGGTCTGGTtgttaaaaacaggaaacttcAGACAg CTGCCAGTGAAGAACAGAATCCACAACAGCGTGAG AATCTGGGCTCTGATGAGCTGAACTACGCAGCAGTGAATTTCTGTccaaaaggaagaagaagagaagtggAGCCGAATGTTGTGTATTCTGCTACTAGATAG
- the LOC122869811 gene encoding uncharacterized protein LOC122869811 translates to MMNFTLITALILCSISWISVSASESQTVNVQPGEEASLLCSKTFESDSVALWFRVVNRTKASSISTMTSSTNEPVYFDGFKNGKFEMGSNTSAVSLKIKRVDFSDSGLYFCGFYTAGRTILSVIHLNVEAECDRITMLTSVILGGLTVFLVMVIVGLVVKNRKLQTAECDRITMLMSVILGGLTVFLVMVVIGLVVKNRKLQTAASEEQNPQQRENLGSDELNYAAVNFCPKGRRREVEPNVVYSATR, encoded by the exons ATGATGAACTTCACCTTGATAACAGCTTTGATTCTCTGCAGCATCA gctggatctctgtctcagctTCTGAGTCTCAGACTGTGAATGTCCAGCCTGGTGAAGAAGCCTCGCTGCTGTGCTCTAAGACGTTTGAATCTGACTCTGTGGCATTATGGTTCAGAGTGGTCAACAGAACCAAGGCCAGCTCCATTTCCACTATGACCAGCTCCACCAATGAACCTGTCTACTTTGATGGATTTAAAAATGGGAAATTTGAAATGGGATCCAACACCTCCGCTGTCTCTCTTAAAATTAAGAGAGTGGATTTTTCTGACTCTGGGCTGTATTTCTGTGGATTTTACACAGCGGGACGGACAATTTTAAGTgtgatacatttaaatgttgaag cAGAGTGTGACAGAATAACAATGTTGACGAGTGTGATCCTGGGCGGTCTGACTGTTTTCCTCGTAATGGTCATCGTTGGTCTGGTtgttaaaaacaggaaacttcAGACAg caGAGTGTGACAGAATAACAATGTTGATGAGTGTGATCCTGGGTGGTCTGACTGTTTTCCTCGTAATGGTCGTCATTGGTCTGGTtgttaaaaacaggaaacttcAGACAg CTGCCAGTGAAGAACAAAATCCACAACAGCGTGAG AATCTGGGCTCTGATGAGCTGAACTACGCAGCAGTGAATTTCTGTccaaaaggaagaagaagagaagtggAGCCGAATGTTGTGTATTCTGCTACTAGATAG